ACGACGGCCGACTTCAAAAACAGCTGGATTTCCACGAACACAGTTTCCAATATGGGCACAAATATCTTTGCTGTAAAAAATGTCCAGATCTTCACCCGAATATTTACGAAACCCTTCCTCTAAAAGCATCTGTTCTGCAACTGCTTTATCGTTTATTTTACTTCCATCCATCTTGTTTTCCTCCCAATGTATAAGCTAACCTATAAACTTTAGCTAACAATAACATTACGTCTGTTTTTTATCAATTTCTTATACTGATTCTAACAACTTAAGTCATTTGGTGCAACTATCTTTTCTCGCTGACAACACTCACTTTCTTTATTGTACTCAGTCATTCTTGGCACGCAGAGAGGACAGAATAGAAACAGTATCCACTACTTCTTGTAAAACTGCACCAAATAACGCTGGTATAATTCCCGTACTTGCAATCAACATCAAGATTGTACAAATCAAGATCCCGATCAAGACAGATTGTTTGGCGATTTTCATTGTATCTTTTGAAATCTTTACAGCAGTACTTACTTTTTCTAGGTCATCTTTTAAAATAACGGCATCTGCTGTTTCACTCGCAGCTGTAGCACCATGAGCCCCCATTGCAATGCCCACATCTGCAATAGCCAAAGAAGGCGCATCATTTACACCATCTCCAATCATGATTACTGGACGGTTGGAAGCTGGAATTTTCTTTATCACATCAATTTTATCTTGGGGTAAGCATTCTGCGTAAACTTCTGTAATCCCAACATCTTTAGCAATCGTATCTGCAACTTTTTGATGATCTCCTGTCACCATCAGCAAATGGTTCACGTTGAGTTTACGA
The DNA window shown above is from Enterococcus sp. 12C11_DIV0727 and carries:
- a CDS encoding (4Fe-4S)-binding protein, giving the protein MDGSKINDKAVAEQMLLEEGFRKYSGEDLDIFYSKDICAHIGNCVRGNPAVFEVGRRPWIIADNGGIEDDIRVINTCPSGALKYIRKDGK